The DNA segment AGACGCTGCTCGCGGAGAAACGGCGTGCAGCGGAGGAAAATCCCCAGCAGGACAATCCCCTGCATTCGTTGCTCCAGGTCAGGAGAGCTGGCGACCTCGCGCGCGATCTTCACGGTGTCCAGGGCAAGAACCCGGATGCGCCGCTCCCGGATGATCCTCTTCGCATAGTCAGGGATCCGCGCCCAGACCTCCTCCGGCGTCGTCTTGTCGGTCTGGATGAAGACCATGCCCCCTGTCGCTAAGCCGGCCAGCGGGTTACCTAGATTGAAGGCATTGATGTCATTGAGCGGTACGAAATCGACCTGTCTGAGCTCGCAATGGGTACGGATCCGCTCTTTGGCCACGGTCAGATAGTAGGATGTGGGCAGCCCCTTTTTCTCGGATCCATACTTTGGGTAGGCCTGGACCTTCAAGCCGAAGAGATCGCCGACGATCGTGGCGATCACCTTGTTGGTCGTCACCGATCCGAATCCACCGACCGAATGGCCGCGCATCGAGAAGGTGCCGGCCGGCTGGACGTCCGGATCTTCGGAAGGGAGGAGCGCCAAGTCGTGCTTGATCCCCAGAACGAAGTAGCGAGATCCACCATCGTCGCGCCGCATATTCTCAATAGCAGCCACGAGATCGCCGGGGCGGATGTCCCTGCTCCCAAGACCGGCAGACCCCGAATAGATGACCGGGATGCGTTCGATTGCCGGGTACCCTGGCGCGCCCGTCAGCGCATCGGCGAACGCCGCCTTGATCTCGGCGGTGAGAGGGTTCGATTGCGCGGCGGGGTTGTCCATCCGCTCAATCACTGCCATCGCCTTCAGGTGTTTCGTCGCCTCGACGATCTGCGGTCCTGGAAATGGGCGAAAGCAGGTCACGTGGAGGGCGCCAGCCCGAACTGCGTGACGATCCCGGAGATAATCGACGGTGGCCATGGCAGTCTCGACCATCCCCCCCATCCCCACGATGGCGTAGTCGGCATCCTCCAGCCGGTACGCCTCCACCAGGCCATACCGGCGGCCTGTCAGGGAGTAATATTGCTCCATCACCCGCTCGACAATCTCCGGAAGACGATCGTAGAAGAACCGCTGGGCAATCTTTCCCTTCATGTAGCTGTCCTGATTCTGCACGACCCCGATCATGATCGGCTTCGACGGGTTCATGAGGTTGCGCAGGCGCGTGCCGGCAGACGGGTCTCCGATGAACTCCTTCATCAGCTCCGGTTCCGGAAGCAGGAGATTCTCAATCGTGTGCGTGGTGAGAAAGCCGTCCTGCACAGTCATGAAAGGGGTCTCCCCCTCCTCGGCGACGCGGCGGGCGATCAGCGCCAGATCGGCCACGTCTTGAGCGTTCTTTGCGAAGAGGATGCCCCAGCCCACATCCGCCACGGCCATTACGTCATCGTGACCCGCGTGGACGTTCAGAGCCTGAGAGGTCAGCGCGCGGGCGCCGATGTGGAAGACCGCCGGGAGCCGCTTTCCGGAAATGGTGTAGAGAACCTCCTTCATCAGGACTAGCCCCTGACCGGAGGTAAAGTTCGAGACTCGCCCACCGGCCAGGGCAAAACCCTCGCATGAGGAAGCAGAGCTATGCTCTGACTCGGGCTCGAGGAAGAAGAGTGGCTCGCCCCAGAGGTTGCGTGTGCCATTCGCGACCTCCGCCTGGTACCCGCTCCCCATGTTGGTGGATGGGGTGATCGGATAGGCGCAGGCACCCTGCGTAATATGCGAGTCTACCCAGACCACTGCCGCCGAGCCGTCTCCTGTGGCCGGAATGCCTGGAAAAGGAAACCGCTCGCCGGTCATGACGTCCCCTCTCCCCGAACCAGTATATCGAGGAGATCGATCTCGGTCACGATCCCAACCAGTGCATTGCCATCCACCACCGGCAGGCAGCCGATCTTTTCCCGGACCATTACCTTCGCTGCCTCCCGCACAGTGGTTGAAGGGGAGGCCTCGATCAGCTTCCGCGACATGACCTCCACTACCTTCAACTCGTCCATGAACTCCTCGCGCTCACTGGTCGTCAAGGGCGACTTGGAGGAGGGAGCAGCCTTTCGAAGATCGCGATCGGTGACGATCCCAACCAGACGCTTGCCGTCCATCACAAACAGATGGCGGATGTTATGCCGATCAAGGATTCGCTGGGCCTGGCGCAGAGAGGCGTGCGTGTCCACGGTGACCAGCGTCCGATTCATGATCTCTGAAAGCTGCGTCATCTGTTTCTCCTCATAACTACTTAGGTGTTTAGACTGAAGGCTGAAGGCTGAAGGCTATAAATGATCTCGCAAGGCACGAATCAAGCCATTCAAGACCTTCTCGGTTTCTACGACTTTGTTGTGTGGTCACGCATGACTTACCCCTAAAAGCCTTCAGCCTTCAGCCTATCTACCTGAATAGTCTCTGCTCCTCACCATAAGGCCATCCCAAGTGGGCGCTTGCCGACAGGCACTCGCCCTACCGTTTCCTGGGACAGCAGGTTGATCACGGAGATATCGTCCGATCCGTTGTTAGCCACAAAGGCGTACCGCCCGTCGCCCGAGATGACGATGTTGTGGGGATGGGTCCCTACAGGGATCGTCCCTACCACGGTGCTGGTTCGCGTTGAGATGACCGTCACGTCGCCCCCTCCCGTATTGGTCACATAGATGTAGTGACCGGATGGGGTGATATCGGCGTCGCTTGGTTCCTTCCCCACGGGGATTGTCGCCACCACCTGATGGTTCGCCATCTGGATAACGCTGAGGTTGTCCGAGCCTCTATTGATCACGTACGCAAAGGCCCCACCGGGGCCGAACACCACGTGATGCGGGTCGTCACCGACGGGGATTCTGCGCAACGGCTTCTGAGTTGCGGTCTCAATGAGGGTAACGGTGTCTGAATCGGCGCTGGAGACCAGCAGGAATTTGCCATCAGGAGAGATCTCGACGGCATATGGCCTCACGCCGACCGGTAGCTCCGCCGCAACGACATTCAGTGAAAGGTTCAGCGCGGCAACGGTACTGGATCGCTCGCTTGGAACATAGGCGCGGCTACCATCCGAGGAGATGCCGATCGTGGTCGGCGCTTCTCCAACCGGGATCATCGCAACCTTCTTTCCGGTGGCAGTCTCAATCACCGTGACGCGACTGTACAGACTATTGGTAACGTAGGCATAGGTCGCGCCGGATCCAAACACAGTCTGGCCCCCTGGGCCGGTAGCATTGGGCACTATAGTGGCGGCGTGCGTGGGCAAGGCCAGAATCCAGACCTCAGCCGAACGGCTACACGCGACAAAGGCATAACGCCGATCCGGGCTGATTGCGACATGCTGCGGGCCAGAGCCCACAGCAATGGTGCTGGTCACCTTCATTGACCCGACATCCATAACCGAGACCGTATCCGAGCCCTCATTTGCGACATAGAGCGTCTGCGTACCGCGCACACCTACCCCGTGCGCGAGCGCATCCGAACGAATGATCAGCAGCGTTGCCATCGCCAAGATGCCGATGTTCACGGCACGCCGGACTGCCGTCATGTCACCCCTCCCCTCTCGTCACCAGCCTCACTTCTTGAGTCCCCTGCTCCATCTCTTCGACTGGGCTCAGGCCAGGTCCTGCGGCCCGTTGCTTGTTGGAGGTCAGGGCGATCTGGACAATCTGATCGAGCTCATCACAATCAAAAGGCTTGAGCAGATAATAGAAGACACCATGTTGAAGAACCTGGCGACCCGCTTCGAGCGACCGGTCACCCGACAAGACAATCAGGGGCAAGCGAGGCCGAATCTTTCGGAGAATCTCAACGGTCTTCACGCCAGCAGGCTCATCTATCGAGAGATCGATAATCACCAGCCCGACGTTCTGCTCGACAACGGCCAGTAACGCATCACAGCATCTCTCGACAGCAACGGCCTGATACCCCTTCGCCGATGCGCGGCTGAGGATCTGCTGCCGAATCGATAACTCTGACGTGACGATCAAAACCTTCCGCTGACCACTCATAATGCCGGCCCTTCTCCCTGATAGCCATCAGCTAACAGCCGTCAGCTTATGTGGGAGCAATTCCGGTGCCAACGACCCCACGATCCCTGCCGTTCCAGCGCCTCGCCTAACTCATTGAAACGATGAGATCTCTTTCCCGAAAGTCGCTGACGTCTGAAGGCATGCCCTGGCACCCCAGCGCTAGGCTGGGACGAACTACCCCAGCCCGAAGTCAGAGAAGCGGGGTAACCACTTGAAAACTAAAGGACAGGGATGTGGGACACGCATGCCCCAATAAGAAGCTGGATGTCCCAGCAGCGGTAATCTGTTCAGCCGCTGATAGGACGCGATCATTGGGCCATCCATTCTCAATTCACAACTTCGGGCTTGCCCACAGCCGAATTCTAAGTCATAATAAAGACGGGTAGAAAATAATCTGCTAAGGAGGATACGATGACCCTAAACATCAAGGACCCCGCGACCCACACCCTCGCGCAAATCCTGGCCAAGGAAACAGGCGAGACGATGACCCATGCGGTAACGGAAGCGATCCGCGAACGCCTGGAACGTATCCGCCGACAGCGCAAACCCGACGCCACCGTCGCCGACCTCCTCGCCATTGGCCGCCGCTGCGC comes from the Candidatus Methylomirabilis limnetica genome and includes:
- a CDS encoding 2-oxoacid:acceptor oxidoreductase family protein — its product is MTGERFPFPGIPATGDGSAAVVWVDSHITQGACAYPITPSTNMGSGYQAEVANGTRNLWGEPLFFLEPESEHSSASSCEGFALAGGRVSNFTSGQGLVLMKEVLYTISGKRLPAVFHIGARALTSQALNVHAGHDDVMAVADVGWGILFAKNAQDVADLALIARRVAEEGETPFMTVQDGFLTTHTIENLLLPEPELMKEFIGDPSAGTRLRNLMNPSKPIMIGVVQNQDSYMKGKIAQRFFYDRLPEIVERVMEQYYSLTGRRYGLVEAYRLEDADYAIVGMGGMVETAMATVDYLRDRHAVRAGALHVTCFRPFPGPQIVEATKHLKAMAVIERMDNPAAQSNPLTAEIKAAFADALTGAPGYPAIERIPVIYSGSAGLGSRDIRPGDLVAAIENMRRDDGGSRYFVLGIKHDLALLPSEDPDVQPAGTFSMRGHSVGGFGSVTTNKVIATIVGDLFGLKVQAYPKYGSEKKGLPTSYYLTVAKERIRTHCELRQVDFVPLNDINAFNLGNPLAGLATGGMVFIQTDKTTPEEVWARIPDYAKRIIRERRIRVLALDTVKIAREVASSPDLEQRMQGIVLLGIFLRCTPFLREQRLTEEQVFSAVERSLRKYFGKRGEQVVRDNLVAVRRGYAEVFYLPMEMMAEAELIA
- a CDS encoding CBS domain-containing protein; protein product: MTQLSEIMNRTLVTVDTHASLRQAQRILDRHNIRHLFVMDGKRLVGIVTDRDLRKAAPSSKSPLTTSEREEFMDELKVVEVMSRKLIEASPSTTVREAAKVMVREKIGCLPVVDGNALVGIVTEIDLLDILVRGEGTS
- a CDS encoding beta-propeller fold lactonase family protein; this encodes MTAVRRAVNIGILAMATLLIIRSDALAHGVGVRGTQTLYVANEGSDTVSVMDVGSMKVTSTIAVGSGPQHVAISPDRRYAFVACSRSAEVWILALPTHAATIVPNATGPGGQTVFGSGATYAYVTNSLYSRVTVIETATGKKVAMIPVGEAPTTIGISSDGSRAYVPSERSSTVAALNLSLNVVAAELPVGVRPYAVEISPDGKFLLVSSADSDTVTLIETATQKPLRRIPVGDDPHHVVFGPGGAFAYVINRGSDNLSVIQMANHQVVATIPVGKEPSDADITPSGHYIYVTNTGGGDVTVISTRTSTVVGTIPVGTHPHNIVISGDGRYAFVANNGSDDISVINLLSQETVGRVPVGKRPLGMALW
- a CDS encoding response regulator; the protein is MSGQRKVLIVTSELSIRQQILSRASAKGYQAVAVERCCDALLAVVEQNVGLVIIDLSIDEPAGVKTVEILRKIRPRLPLIVLSGDRSLEAGRQVLQHGVFYYLLKPFDCDELDQIVQIALTSNKQRAAGPGLSPVEEMEQGTQEVRLVTRGEG
- a CDS encoding type II toxin-antitoxin system VapB family antitoxin; its protein translation is MTLNIKDPATHTLAQILAKETGETMTHAVTEAIRERLERIRRQRKPDATVADLLAIGRRCASTLKGRPVDHGALLYDERGVPR